A single Flavobacteriales bacterium DNA region contains:
- a CDS encoding CbiX/SirB N-terminal domain-containing protein yields the protein MILKNNIPVFLSILLIALFIFGGCSKPKNSNDTDNSTKKIGVLLVNHGSHSPTWRKALLDLDSAVRNQILNNKNISAVKTAFMEYTEPSIATRMKEFDDEGYSDVVIVPVFLTVSSHSFDDIPTIIGLKEDPQSLETLKIENIERYQAKAKAHITPLLDFTNILQHNILRRTREISKDAKNEGLALIAYGDARYNAEWSALMDSVGNYVNRQLGIEKYSYNWCGHIAHYSSDSTTVAINDVLKHKQKALVMPVLVAHDEDFQVKIIGDGIHKVPNHEQKVIYRPDAILPDKNVEQWVIDIVAEFVAKI from the coding sequence ATGATTTTAAAAAATAACATACCAGTATTCTTATCTATATTGCTCATAGCATTATTCATTTTTGGTGGTTGTTCGAAGCCAAAAAATTCAAATGACACGGACAACTCAACCAAAAAAATTGGTGTATTGCTTGTTAATCATGGTTCGCACTCCCCAACTTGGCGAAAGGCTTTGTTGGACTTAGATAGTGCGGTGAGAAATCAAATTTTGAACAATAAAAATATCAGTGCCGTAAAAACTGCTTTCATGGAATATACCGAACCAAGCATTGCCACCCGAATGAAAGAATTTGATGATGAAGGGTATTCTGACGTAGTCATTGTACCTGTTTTCTTGACTGTCAGCAGCCATTCGTTTGATGATATTCCAACCATTATTGGTTTGAAAGAAGACCCTCAAAGCTTAGAAACGCTTAAAATTGAAAACATTGAACGGTATCAAGCCAAGGCCAAGGCTCACATTACCCCTTTGCTTGATTTTACAAACATTTTGCAACACAACATTTTACGCAGAACCAGAGAAATTTCTAAAGATGCCAAGAATGAAGGTTTGGCTTTGATTGCCTACGGCGATGCCCGATATAATGCCGAATGGTCGGCATTGATGGACTCGGTTGGAAACTATGTAAACCGACAGTTGGGCATCGAAAAATACAGCTACAATTGGTGTGGACACATTGCTCATTACAGTTCCGACTCCACAACAGTAGCCATTAATGACGTTTTAAAACACAAACAAAAGGCTTTGGTAATGCCGGTTTTGGTGGCTCACGACGAAGATTTTCAGGTAAAAATAATCGGAGACGGAATTCACAAAGTTCCAAACCATGAACAAAAGGTAATTTACAGACCTGATGCCATATTGCCCGACAAAAATGTGGAACAATGGGTAATAGATATTGTGGCCGAATTTGTTGCCAAAATATAA
- a CDS encoding gliding motility-associated C-terminal domain-containing protein, with amino-acid sequence MKKQIFTLSVAFAVGLLFSANCVAQPANDACSKADIITVSSNGFDTGIFVGSKVDVTHATREIGEICDAEIQKLGNCEKTVWYAFYIATTRNVEVSLKQQDSAIPQIFSGFTIYRTVDCGYNVGNISKQLVPLAKFGKSGNACLKSGYYFVQVASKSKAKGELWVEVNISKPAYDVADDHNVAYDLGVVEGWKTYGINAECHSITKDEKIGIGNDKYTKSSWYKFTLKGSSNYDRVILSADLDSFMYRIFRGKPTTDSLRGSSNFSLIYLYKSPTIIDNFCKSGADDSTYYIQCIGTNNTTYFWLSISSFAEVKDTWNFSKTPLRMSPKARTNLTQVHHFNCEGLMANQNCSGTMPDYYTYTSSISADIDTANYAAYMLLDCQEEGELTIYLEDDERHSIKVMYVLYEGDITQSCNLKEIERFRGYGLKTCLEKKVYTLLIAHEENQNYYKYVKLNVRLDRPTINFSHFHHTDVEFVGRVDPDLNIYPQGKTINFHYRDTTFQVDTFKLKGRMIFREIYFPYETNEVVLGLGYSQGYNGVYSYLLEGRISDSSIKVIPELVAENGFYQLPKACATYKKGYYTIITLLDTAYQDYRICAPPTNSFRVSPISICTAVSPTEYQNAAAINNNNNLLSNSGAKQGLSYIYPLSVCKDCSTKTNLKPQTPSCFRYSIDPDSIFAFYTFYIDTNCSITIPPYSLLYEGNVKADSSIMLDTNNILSPCYGTTFCNLKGKKIYTIIVSLRLGKDPWTVTATPLIKSPNDFAKNAADLGHINSGTSSSSTFMPITCGTTVSITNPRYYNYESFSEYKAGEIAQVQGNESINTASNSNRGNIWFTFTVSGSTDITLNVNSLLPLCKEKITVWKYTGFYNASFSGVLTAGLDSTLSGMQYVGVFSRQYSTECIQSQFKFSNIGCVDTRYFVIIDYSTIGNEYKLKISSVENTQYSSTGDFCKNAISKVVNKLGTYSLTTPNNCHTYGNSPFENDENNTIKSSWFRIKIENLTKCDLSISYTGNVSITGYNVYGGNCGAMTKVAQLNDKFSYFTLSCMGAGEYFVQAISPVELNGNVSFDFKIDTSENAKCKPYNFDEPLAQFDLKGGCNNDTIDIINISTNGDSIVYKWLLNNQFFDTVFDPLLLKTFGFLRDTNALKLIVLNTESMVADTFEKQFVIDTTTYFLSINEPKNWRCDSIVTLSVSTNYPERLNYEWTNYSISDKYAEMPTYWPRYDEKIYLKAGNEFCQFFDTVNVKLAIISKGISDTLLCESQNELYLFFPNSSVLSLNNVNVVSPIRLTEPGEYVVRQYTGGCHYVDTFLVNFGEKYDTLSVLDTTSICPGQTIVLKWEKPVFKPSWSDGSKQQQLKVNHAGHYQLKADLPYCLYLNYDVEVEQKNRDTSLFFDTLRLCNHAENYLLTPDSLPNYLWNTGDTFSSIAVSKAGNFSMQSLIDLCTISEYRFAVYNDSVPNKFLTDTVVCAGNIFDFNPKINNYEIRYLSPNNPIIPTKKTVLIATIGLNACEASDTAVLSVIPINSHRYIMKHCFEDSLLTLDAGQAQAYLWKEDLSTNRYLLVYDFGLYTVFKETNAGCTDTSSFNILSDCAIKVYIPNSFSPNDDGLNSTYGPIVYHNFDRFEMSIYNRWGEKIFETKDSENWNGMYLGELVQPGLYLGLIEIVSGETIYRYSTEILLVR; translated from the coding sequence ATGAAAAAGCAAATCTTTACCTTGTCTGTTGCATTTGCTGTTGGTTTGCTTTTTTCGGCTAACTGTGTAGCTCAACCCGCCAATGATGCGTGTTCAAAGGCCGACATTATTACCGTTTCAAGTAATGGTTTTGATACGGGCATTTTTGTTGGTTCAAAAGTAGATGTTACCCATGCAACCCGCGAGATCGGCGAAATATGCGATGCTGAAATTCAAAAATTGGGCAATTGCGAAAAAACCGTTTGGTATGCCTTTTACATTGCTACTACCCGCAATGTGGAGGTTAGTTTGAAGCAACAAGACAGTGCGATTCCGCAAATTTTTTCTGGTTTTACGATATATAGAACCGTTGATTGCGGCTACAATGTTGGCAATATTTCCAAGCAGTTGGTTCCGTTGGCCAAGTTTGGAAAATCGGGTAATGCCTGTTTAAAATCAGGCTATTATTTTGTGCAGGTTGCTTCAAAAAGCAAAGCCAAAGGGGAACTTTGGGTGGAGGTAAATATTTCCAAACCGGCCTACGATGTGGCCGATGACCATAATGTTGCATACGATTTAGGAGTAGTTGAAGGATGGAAAACCTATGGAATAAACGCCGAATGTCATAGTATAACAAAGGATGAAAAAATTGGAATAGGCAATGACAAATATACAAAAAGTTCGTGGTATAAATTTACATTAAAGGGTAGTTCTAATTATGATAGAGTAATACTTTCTGCAGACCTCGATAGCTTTATGTATCGCATTTTTAGGGGGAAACCTACAACCGACAGCTTACGCGGTAGTTCTAATTTTTCATTAATTTACCTATATAAATCACCAACTATCATAGATAATTTCTGTAAATCAGGAGCGGATGATTCAACATATTACATACAGTGCATTGGAACTAATAACACAACTTATTTTTGGCTGTCAATAAGCAGTTTTGCAGAAGTTAAAGATACATGGAACTTTAGCAAAACTCCGTTAAGAATGAGCCCAAAGGCAAGAACAAATCTTACCCAAGTGCATCATTTTAATTGCGAAGGGCTAATGGCCAACCAAAATTGCTCGGGAACAATGCCCGATTATTATACCTATACATCCTCAATTAGTGCAGATATTGATACTGCCAACTATGCAGCTTATATGCTGCTCGACTGCCAAGAAGAAGGAGAGTTAACCATTTATTTGGAAGATGATGAAAGGCACTCAATTAAAGTAATGTATGTGCTTTATGAAGGAGACATCACTCAATCGTGCAATTTGAAAGAAATAGAGCGTTTTAGGGGATATGGGCTAAAGACTTGTCTAGAGAAAAAAGTCTATACACTATTAATAGCCCACGAAGAAAATCAGAACTACTATAAATATGTTAAACTTAACGTGCGTTTGGATAGACCAACGATCAATTTTTCTCATTTTCATCATACGGATGTAGAATTTGTGGGTAGGGTAGATCCTGATTTGAATATTTACCCCCAAGGAAAAACAATCAATTTTCATTACCGAGATACCACGTTTCAAGTGGATACATTTAAATTAAAAGGTCGGATGATATTTCGGGAAATATATTTTCCCTACGAAACCAACGAAGTGGTGTTGGGATTGGGTTATTCTCAAGGGTATAACGGCGTTTATAGTTATCTATTGGAAGGAAGAATTTCGGATAGCAGCATAAAAGTTATTCCGGAATTGGTTGCAGAAAATGGTTTCTATCAACTGCCAAAAGCGTGTGCAACTTACAAGAAGGGATATTATACAATTATTACACTCTTGGATACTGCTTACCAAGATTACAGAATATGTGCACCACCAACAAATTCTTTCAGAGTTAGCCCCATTTCTATCTGCACAGCAGTTTCTCCAACCGAATACCAGAATGCAGCAGCAATAAATAACAACAACAATCTGCTTTCAAATAGTGGAGCCAAACAAGGGTTGTCATACATTTACCCCCTCTCTGTATGCAAAGACTGTAGTACCAAAACAAACCTCAAGCCCCAAACCCCAAGCTGTTTTAGGTATAGCATCGATCCAGATTCAATATTTGCATTTTATACGTTTTATATCGACACCAATTGTAGCATTACTATTCCTCCTTATTCCCTGTTGTATGAGGGAAACGTGAAAGCTGACAGCTCCATTATGCTCGATACCAACAATATATTGAGTCCTTGTTATGGAACTACATTTTGCAATTTAAAGGGTAAAAAGATCTATACCATAATTGTTTCGTTAAGATTGGGAAAAGATCCGTGGACAGTAACTGCCACGCCACTTATAAAATCTCCCAATGATTTTGCAAAAAACGCAGCAGATTTAGGGCATATCAATTCGGGAACTTCAAGTAGTAGTACTTTTATGCCAATAACCTGCGGAACAACAGTTTCTATCACAAATCCAAGATATTATAATTACGAATCGTTTTCTGAATATAAAGCTGGAGAAATTGCCCAAGTGCAAGGCAATGAAAGCATTAATACCGCGTCGAATTCAAACAGAGGAAATATTTGGTTTACGTTTACAGTTTCCGGCAGTACGGATATAACCCTAAATGTAAATAGCCTACTGCCTTTGTGCAAAGAAAAAATTACGGTTTGGAAATATACAGGATTTTACAATGCCTCATTTTCAGGTGTGTTAACAGCAGGGTTGGATAGCACCTTATCCGGTATGCAGTACGTTGGCGTTTTTTCTCGACAATATAGTACAGAATGTATTCAATCACAGTTTAAATTCAGCAATATAGGCTGCGTTGACACACGATATTTTGTAATAATCGATTACTCGACCATTGGAAATGAATACAAACTCAAAATATCTTCGGTTGAAAATACACAATATTCCAGCACAGGCGATTTTTGTAAGAACGCTATTTCAAAAGTGGTAAACAAATTGGGTACATATAGTTTAACCACTCCCAACAATTGTCACACCTATGGCAACTCTCCATTCGAAAATGATGAAAACAACACCATAAAGTCAAGCTGGTTTCGAATAAAAATTGAGAACTTAACCAAATGTGACCTTTCAATAAGTTATACGGGAAATGTGTCAATAACTGGTTACAACGTTTATGGGGGAAATTGTGGAGCAATGACCAAGGTAGCACAACTCAATGATAAGTTTTCGTATTTTACGCTCTCGTGCATGGGGGCAGGTGAGTATTTTGTTCAGGCCATTTCACCAGTTGAGTTAAACGGGAATGTATCGTTCGATTTCAAAATCGACACTTCTGAAAATGCAAAATGTAAGCCCTATAATTTCGATGAACCTTTAGCCCAATTTGATTTGAAAGGAGGGTGTAATAACGACACGATTGACATAATAAATATATCTACAAATGGAGATTCTATTGTCTATAAATGGTTGTTAAACAATCAATTTTTTGATACGGTTTTTGACCCCCTTTTACTTAAAACTTTTGGGTTTTTAAGAGATACAAATGCCCTCAAGTTGATTGTGTTAAACACCGAATCAATGGTAGCCGATACCTTTGAAAAGCAGTTTGTGATTGACACCACCACCTATTTTCTCTCAATAAACGAACCCAAAAATTGGCGATGCGACTCCATTGTAACCTTGAGTGTTTCAACAAACTACCCTGAAAGGTTAAATTATGAATGGACAAACTACTCAATCTCAGATAAATATGCTGAAATGCCAACCTATTGGCCACGATATGATGAGAAAATTTACCTCAAAGCCGGTAATGAGTTTTGCCAGTTCTTTGATACCGTAAATGTAAAGCTTGCCATCATTTCAAAAGGAATTAGTGATACATTGTTGTGCGAATCGCAAAACGAACTCTATTTGTTTTTTCCAAATTCATCTGTGCTGTCTCTAAATAATGTCAATGTTGTTAGCCCAATACGTTTGACAGAACCCGGCGAATATGTTGTAAGACAATATACAGGTGGTTGTCACTATGTCGATACATTTCTTGTGAATTTTGGAGAAAAATACGATACGCTTTCTGTGTTAGATACAACATCAATTTGTCCCGGTCAAACAATTGTGCTGAAATGGGAAAAACCCGTTTTTAAGCCAAGCTGGAGCGACGGTTCTAAACAACAACAATTGAAAGTTAACCATGCCGGACATTATCAATTGAAGGCTGATTTGCCCTACTGCCTTTATCTGAACTATGATGTTGAAGTTGAACAGAAAAATAGAGACACTTCACTGTTTTTCGATACTTTAAGGCTATGCAATCATGCTGAAAACTATTTGCTTACGCCAGACTCACTCCCCAATTACTTGTGGAATACAGGCGATACATTTTCGTCAATTGCGGTAAGCAAAGCGGGTAATTTTAGTATGCAAAGTTTAATTGATTTATGCACTATTTCGGAGTACCGATTTGCCGTTTACAACGATAGCGTTCCGAATAAATTTTTAACTGACACTGTTGTCTGTGCTGGTAATATTTTTGATTTTAACCCGAAAATAAACAATTACGAAATACGATATTTAAGTCCTAACAATCCAATAATTCCAACCAAGAAAACCGTGTTAATTGCAACTATTGGTCTTAATGCATGTGAAGCATCTGACACGGCAGTGCTATCAGTTATTCCCATAAATAGCCACAGATACATAATGAAACATTGTTTTGAAGATAGTTTGTTGACACTGGACGCAGGGCAAGCTCAAGCCTATTTGTGGAAAGAAGATTTGTCAACCAACAGATATTTATTGGTATATGATTTCGGTCTGTACACAGTTTTTAAAGAAACCAATGCAGGATGCACCGACACTTCTTCCTTTAACATTTTGTCTGATTGTGCAATAAAAGTATATATCCCAAATTCATTTTCTCCCAACGACGATGGTCTAAACAGTACGTATGGGCCAATCGTTTATCATAATTTCGATAGATTTGAAATGAGCATTTACAACCGTTGGGGTGAAAAAATATTCGAAACCAAAGACAGTGAAAATTGGAATGGAATGTATTTGGGAGAACTTGTTCAGCCCGGTTTGTATTTAGGGCTAATTGAAATTGTTTCGGGAGAGACAATTTATCGATATTCCACCGAAATTTTATTGGTAAGATAA
- a CDS encoding aldose 1-epimerase family protein has translation MIIKNEFLQASISTKGAELNSLKDMETGKEYMWQAQPEVWPRHAPVLFPIVGRLIENQYKMEDEIYTLSQHGFARDSEFDVVKWNASEVELSLKPSEKTFEQYPFVFDFRLNYKLEGKQLFQTFKVTNHGGNAMPVSFGAHPAFIAEPVEQCWLQFEYAEIEESDTVENGIRRHEMRPAFNGNKIELSKTIFDRDALIFKQLKSKEVTLFQKETPLLKVRFPGFPFLGIWSKPAANFVCIEPWCGIADGQHHNQNIYEKEGIMLVQTNETIERQMVVEVL, from the coding sequence GTGATAATTAAAAACGAATTTTTGCAGGCATCCATTTCTACAAAAGGTGCCGAATTGAACAGCCTAAAGGACATGGAAACGGGTAAAGAATATATGTGGCAAGCCCAACCCGAAGTGTGGCCACGTCACGCACCGGTGTTGTTTCCTATTGTTGGCCGATTGATAGAAAATCAATATAAAATGGAGGATGAAATTTATACCTTAAGCCAGCACGGTTTTGCCCGCGACAGCGAGTTTGATGTGGTAAAATGGAATGCTTCGGAAGTGGAGTTATCATTAAAACCGTCTGAAAAAACGTTTGAGCAATACCCGTTTGTATTTGATTTTAGGTTGAATTACAAACTGGAGGGTAAACAGCTGTTTCAAACATTTAAGGTTACCAACCACGGCGGCAATGCTATGCCCGTAAGTTTTGGAGCTCATCCGGCATTTATAGCCGAGCCAGTTGAGCAATGTTGGTTACAGTTTGAATATGCAGAAATTGAAGAAAGTGACACGGTAGAAAATGGCATTCGTAGGCATGAAATGCGGCCTGCATTTAATGGCAACAAAATTGAATTGTCAAAAACTATTTTTGATCGCGATGCCCTTATCTTCAAACAGCTAAAATCAAAAGAAGTCACCCTGTTTCAAAAAGAAACGCCTCTTTTAAAAGTTCGTTTTCCCGGATTTCCATTTTTAGGTATTTGGTCAAAACCTGCCGCCAATTTTGTATGTATTGAACCCTGGTGCGGCATTGCCGACGGCCAGCATCACAACCAAAACATCTATGAAAAAGAAGGAATTATGCTGGTGCAAACCAACGAAACGATTGAACGGCAGATGGTGGTAGAAGTTTTGTAA
- a CDS encoding glycine--tRNA ligase: protein MSEEHFKNVISHAKEYGFVFPSSEIYDGLAAVYDYGQNGVELKRNIREYWWKSMVQLHENIVGVDAAIFMHPKVWKASGHVDGFNDPMIDNKDSKKRYRADVLIEEHQEKYRQKNQKEIEKAKARFGDAFNEEQFVATNPNVVRNNQKIAEIDARLKEGLESGELQKIKELIEDLGIACPISGSKNWTEVRQFNLMYSTQMSATDGESQIYLRPETAQGIFVNYLNVQKTGRMKLPFGIAQTGKAFRNEIVARQFIMRMKEFEQMEMQFFVQPGTEMEWYAYWKEQRLKWHLNLGIDSRKYRYHDHVKLAHYANAAVDIEFEFPFGFKEVEGIHSRTDFDLKQHEEYTGKKLQYFDPERNESYVPYVVETSIGLDRMFLVLLSNCLEEEQLENGETRSVLRLPAALAPYQCAILPLIKRDGLPEMARKIMAELSLDFNCYYEEKDSIGKRYRRQDAIGTPICITVDHDSLNDESVTIRFRDSMEQRRVKINELENIISVEVSMKALLKKLV, encoded by the coding sequence ATGTCCGAAGAGCATTTTAAGAACGTTATTTCTCATGCCAAAGAGTATGGCTTTGTGTTTCCAAGTAGCGAAATATACGATGGTTTGGCCGCTGTGTATGATTATGGTCAAAACGGAGTGGAGCTAAAACGCAACATTCGCGAATATTGGTGGAAAAGCATGGTGCAGCTGCACGAAAATATTGTGGGTGTAGATGCAGCTATTTTTATGCATCCAAAAGTGTGGAAAGCCAGTGGCCACGTGGATGGATTTAACGACCCCATGATTGACAACAAAGACTCGAAAAAGCGATACAGAGCCGACGTGTTGATTGAGGAGCATCAGGAAAAATATCGGCAGAAAAACCAAAAAGAAATAGAAAAAGCCAAAGCCAGATTTGGCGATGCCTTTAATGAAGAACAGTTTGTTGCTACCAATCCAAATGTGGTTAGAAACAATCAGAAAATTGCAGAAATTGATGCCCGACTAAAAGAAGGTTTGGAAAGCGGGGAACTGCAAAAAATCAAAGAATTAATTGAAGATTTGGGCATAGCTTGCCCCATTTCGGGAAGTAAAAACTGGACCGAAGTTCGGCAATTTAACCTAATGTATAGCACCCAAATGAGTGCCACCGATGGCGAGAGTCAAATTTATCTCAGACCCGAAACCGCCCAAGGCATTTTTGTAAATTACCTAAATGTGCAAAAAACGGGTAGAATGAAACTGCCTTTTGGTATTGCTCAAACCGGAAAAGCCTTTAGAAATGAGATAGTTGCCCGCCAATTCATCATGCGTATGAAAGAGTTTGAACAAATGGAAATGCAATTTTTTGTTCAGCCCGGCACCGAGATGGAGTGGTATGCCTATTGGAAGGAACAGCGACTAAAATGGCATTTGAATTTGGGTATCGATTCAAGAAAATACCGATACCACGACCATGTAAAACTGGCACATTATGCCAATGCAGCGGTTGATATCGAGTTTGAGTTTCCGTTTGGATTTAAAGAAGTGGAGGGCATCCATTCTCGCACGGATTTCGACCTAAAACAACACGAAGAATATACCGGAAAAAAACTCCAATACTTCGACCCTGAACGAAACGAAAGCTACGTGCCGTATGTGGTAGAAACCAGCATTGGGCTTGATAGAATGTTTTTGGTGTTGCTTTCTAATTGCTTAGAAGAAGAACAACTCGAAAATGGCGAAACCCGCTCGGTGTTGCGACTTCCGGCGGCTTTGGCACCTTATCAATGTGCTATTTTGCCATTGATTAAAAGAGACGGATTGCCCGAAATGGCTCGAAAAATAATGGCCGAGCTAAGCCTCGATTTCAATTGCTATTACGAAGAAAAAGACAGTATTGGCAAGCGATACAGACGGCAAGATGCCATTGGCACACCCATTTGTATAACAGTAGATCACGACAGCTTAAACGACGAAAGCGTAACCATTCGTTTCCGCGACAGCATGGAACAACGTCGGGTAAAAATCAACGAATTGGAAAACATAATTTCCGTCGAAGTAAGCATGAAAGCGTTGTTGAAGAAGTTGGTTTGA
- a CDS encoding AAA family ATPase produces MHLMIGREPEISIMHDLLITSKSEMLSVFGRRRVGKTYLIREVYKNEMIFDFVGTQFSNKKTQLQKFADKLSERFNGGIPIKRPASWYQAFETLKGYLDNLPKTKKKRVIFFDELPWIDSHRSGFLQEFGYWWNDWASKKNLVVVICGSAASWMIRKVINHKGGLHNRVTQQIHLKPFTLYETQKLLQSKNINLPEYHILQLYMITGGVPHYLENVQRGESASQTIDRMCFTKDGILQSEFNNLYNALYDYPENHIKVIRALAESRTGLTRSDIQKKTGIATGGGLTKVLEELEQSSFISSLSPIFKSSKETLYRLVDEYSLFYLNFIEKQKLNTSHIWQSISQEQRYVSWCGYAFENVCIRHVNAIKNALNIGGIRTQVGSFYRKKTETEEGFQIDLLIERADKGINICEMKFYADDLIITEQIATTLRKRRESFRRHVKKKKYALFNTIITPFGVVDNKWKLDQMDNVITAKDLFQLTVFE; encoded by the coding sequence ATGCACCTAATGATTGGCAGAGAACCCGAAATTAGTATTATGCACGACCTGTTAATTACCTCAAAATCAGAGATGTTGTCGGTGTTTGGTAGGCGAAGAGTAGGCAAAACCTACCTGATAAGAGAAGTGTATAAAAACGAAATGATTTTTGATTTTGTTGGCACTCAGTTTTCCAACAAAAAAACGCAACTCCAAAAGTTTGCAGACAAACTTTCGGAACGGTTTAATGGCGGAATTCCAATAAAACGCCCGGCCAGCTGGTATCAAGCCTTCGAAACACTAAAGGGCTACCTCGACAATCTACCCAAAACTAAGAAAAAAAGAGTTATTTTTTTTGACGAACTCCCGTGGATAGACTCGCACCGCTCCGGCTTTTTGCAAGAATTTGGATACTGGTGGAACGACTGGGCATCAAAAAAAAATCTGGTGGTGGTTATTTGTGGTTCGGCAGCTTCATGGATGATTAGAAAGGTGATAAATCACAAAGGTGGACTGCACAATCGGGTAACACAACAAATTCATTTAAAGCCCTTTACACTGTATGAAACACAAAAACTGTTACAATCCAAAAATATAAATCTTCCGGAATATCACATTTTACAACTTTATATGATTACAGGTGGTGTGCCACATTATTTAGAGAACGTTCAACGTGGTGAATCTGCCTCGCAAACTATTGATAGAATGTGCTTTACGAAGGATGGAATCTTGCAATCGGAGTTTAACAACCTCTACAATGCCTTGTACGATTACCCCGAAAATCATATAAAAGTAATTCGGGCATTGGCCGAGTCTCGAACAGGACTTACTCGTTCGGACATTCAAAAAAAGACCGGAATTGCTACTGGAGGTGGGCTCACGAAGGTATTAGAAGAACTGGAGCAATCTTCGTTTATATCATCGCTTTCGCCCATTTTTAAATCGAGTAAAGAAACACTTTACCGTCTTGTGGATGAATACAGCCTTTTTTACCTCAATTTTATTGAAAAACAAAAGCTAAACACATCGCATATTTGGCAAAGTATTTCGCAAGAACAACGCTATGTAAGCTGGTGCGGATATGCCTTCGAAAATGTGTGTATTCGGCATGTTAATGCCATTAAAAATGCCCTAAATATCGGTGGAATTCGCACGCAGGTGGGAAGTTTTTACCGCAAAAAAACAGAAACCGAAGAGGGTTTTCAGATTGATTTGCTGATTGAGCGTGCCGATAAGGGCATCAACATTTGCGAAATGAAATTTTATGCCGATGATTTAATAATTACGGAGCAAATAGCTACGACACTTCGCAAGCGAAGAGAATCTTTTAGAAGACATGTGAAAAAGAAAAAGTACGCCTTATTCAACACAATCATCACCCCTTTTGGAGTTGTAGATAATAAATGGAAACTCGACCAAATGGACAACGTAATAACAGCTAAAGATTTATTTCAACTCACTGTTTTTGAGTAA
- a CDS encoding tRNA-(ms[2]io[6]A)-hydroxylase, whose protein sequence is MKLSIDVKVASSKEWIEAVLADFPKFLRDHADCERKASGMALSFVAKYPDRLEILPELMDTAIEELEHFRQVYEIMQHQGITLNHEIEKDEYVNQLMKLARSGRNERFLDKLLLGSVLECRGAERFKMVADHVQNDDLKKFYKALWTSEAKHGHIFVKFALNYFSEQEVYDRLEQLMTAEAEIIQQIPVRAALH, encoded by the coding sequence ATGAAACTTTCGATAGATGTAAAAGTGGCATCTAGCAAAGAATGGATTGAAGCCGTTTTGGCCGATTTTCCAAAATTTTTGAGAGATCATGCCGATTGTGAGCGAAAGGCCAGTGGCATGGCATTGAGTTTTGTGGCCAAATATCCCGACCGATTGGAGATTTTGCCCGAGCTCATGGATACTGCTATCGAGGAGTTGGAGCATTTCAGGCAGGTGTACGAAATTATGCAGCATCAAGGCATTACACTCAACCACGAAATAGAGAAGGACGAATATGTAAACCAACTAATGAAACTGGCCAGAAGCGGACGAAACGAACGTTTTTTGGACAAACTGCTATTGGGTTCGGTGTTGGAATGCCGGGGGGCGGAGCGGTTTAAAATGGTGGCCGACCATGTGCAAAACGACGACCTCAAAAAATTCTACAAAGCCCTCTGGACCAGCGAGGCCAAGCACGGACACATCTTCGTGAAATTTGCCCTCAACTATTTTTCCGAACAAGAAGTATATGACCGCCTCGAACAACTCATGACCGCCGAAGCCGAAATTATCCAACAAATTCCAGTACGGGCAGCGTTGCATTGA